One part of the Lotus japonicus ecotype B-129 chromosome 2, LjGifu_v1.2 genome encodes these proteins:
- the LOC130736287 gene encoding uncharacterized protein LOC130736287 → MGKSKKSKTNVTAASKQTAKDQETQRFEEAQQILNTPNVVTCVKKVEELVVLCGPIYHKLVVEFWKNAVCNDYYVVSHVLDRKIVILEESIAKLLGMEFQQGKRIKNVDANVPGMRKLVNFAIYDNWTMDRTKYAIKDLKPKMKIWQKIFISCIHPRTGGTDYLNATQKVIMYYISRGEPVCLPFLLFNYLKECVQKSRTTGGENKRSISYIPYGRLLSDIFTQNRLVKALFDLGLHDDLAMTIGDPLYGTKLKRMQIIEKVQIEPKEDTSKEIRQKNYPVNDFPLWSKKDNPACILEYVRMLRREGGPITLEEFVTNLPDSPPEMTTRKSKRATTSKPSDPKGKEILIEKTKKTKAASKSVVIREPVPESSTERTPEESSEEYQSDSSMDSSSGTQEEEVPARKNVKI, encoded by the exons ATGGGCAaatcaaagaaatcaaagacaAATGTTACTGCTGCCTCCAAACAAACTGCCAAAGACCAAGAAACTCAGAGATTTGAAGAAGCACAACAAATTCTGAACACACCCAATGTGGTAACCTGCGTCAAGAAAGTtgaagaactggttgt GCTCTGTGGTCCTATTTACCACAAACTGGTGGTGGAATTCTGGAAAAAtgcagtttgcaacgactactacgtcgtttcCCATGTGCTGGATAGGAAGATTGTGATTTTAGAAGAGTCCATTGCAAAGTTGCTGGGCATGGAGTTCCAACAGGGTAAAAGGATCAAAAACGTTGATGCCAATGTTCCTGGCATGAGGAAGCTTGTCAATTTTGCTATTTATGACAACTGGACCATGGATAGGACCAAGTATGCTATAAAGGATCTGAAGCCCAAGATGAAGATCTGGCAGAAGATTTTCATATCCTGCATCCATCCCAGAACAGGCGGAACTGATTATctcaatgcaactcagaaggtaatcatgtactacatttctagGGGTGAGCCTGTATGTCTGCCATTTCTTCTTTTcaactatctgaaggaatgtgttcagaagtcaagaactactggaGGTGAGAACAAGAGGTCTATTTCTTACATTCCTTATGGAAGGTTACTCTCAGATATCTTCACTCAGAATCGACTGGTCAAGGCTCTGTTTGATCTGGGACTTCATGATGATTTGGCTATGACCATTGGAGATCCTCTCTATGGGActaagctgaagagaatgcagatTATTGAGAAAGTTCAGATTGAACCTAAAGAAGACACATCTAAAGAGATTCGTCAGAAGAACTACCCAGTTAATGACTTTCCTCTATGGTCTaaaaaggacaatccagcatgcattctggagtatGTGAGGATGCTCAGAAGAGAAGGAGGTCCTATCACCCTTGAAGAATTTGTCACAAACCTTCCTGATAGTCCTCCTGAGATGACAACAAGGAAATCAAAAAGGGCAACAACCAGTaagccttcagatcccaagGGCAAAGAGATACTGATAGAGAAGACCAAGAAGACAAAGGCAGCATCTAAGTCAGTAGTCATCAGGGAACCAGTTCCAGAATCCTCCACGGAAAGGACTCCAGAAGAGTCATCTGAGGAATATCAATCTGACAGCTCTATGGATTCTTCCTCTGgaacccaagaagaagaagttccAGCTAGAAAGAATGTCAAGATTTAA